Proteins encoded together in one Telopea speciosissima isolate NSW1024214 ecotype Mountain lineage chromosome 4, Tspe_v1, whole genome shotgun sequence window:
- the LOC122658704 gene encoding heavy metal-associated isoprenylated plant protein 2-like, with protein MSKKTVVSVELLCSKCKKKVMKLIAGIEGINSIVLDTSKSTVSVTGDADPFEIIRKVRKFRKTAQFVSIGPQKEEKKEEKKEEKKDTCATYCVPKTCQKCDVWYVVGEDPYNYCSIL; from the exons ATGTCAAAG AAAACAGTAGTGTCAGTGGAACTGTTATGTTCGAAATGCAAGAAGAAGGTAATGAAGTTAATTGCAGGAATAGAAGGCATAAATTCTATCGTACTTGACACTTCCAAAAGCACAGTGTCTGTAACTGGAGATGCTGATCCTTTTGAGATAATAAGAAAAGTGAGGAAATTCAGAAAAACTGCACAGTTTGTCAGTATAGGTCctcaaaaggaagagaagaaggaagagaagaaggaagagaagaaagataccTGTGCAACTTATTGTGTTCCAAAGACATGCCAAAAATGTGATGTGTGGTATGTGGTAGGGGAAGATCCTTATAATTACTGTTCTATTCTATAA
- the LOC122658153 gene encoding heavy metal-associated isoprenylated plant protein 2-like — protein MVQRTVLKVDITCQRCKKKLLKSVSGLEGVDKVEADAAKGTLTVTGNADPYEVIVRARKAAGRCAEVESIGPPPNPTDSKPKDDGKPKPKPKPKPDDDLKCQQLLPLPSSSCHRCERVYIHVGHWDEPNVSCSIL, from the exons ATGGTGCAAAGGACTGTCTTGAAAGTAGATATTACCTGCCAAAGATGCAAGAAAAAGCTCCTCAAGTCTGTCTCAGGATTGGAAG GTGTAGACAAGGTAGAGGCAGATGCAGCAAAGGGAACATTGACGGTTACTGGGAACGCCGATCCTTACGAAGTGATCGTCCGGGCAAGGAAAGCTGCTGGTAGATGCGCCGAAGTGGAGAGTATTGGGCCTCCTCCCAACCCCACCGACTCAAAGCCAAAGGATGATggaaagcccaagcccaagcccaagcccaagcccgaCGACGACCTAAAGTGTCAACAACTTCTTCCTCTACCCTCCAGTTCCTGCCATAGGTGCGAGCGGGTGTACATCCACGTCGGACACTGGGATGAGCCTAACGTGTCATGCTCCATATTGTGA